CGTGGTACTCATAAGGTTTTATGGAGGATATCCCGAGGGTGTATCGTTCTCGATCCTGCTGATGAATGCCTTTACTCCTATAATAAACAGGCTTACAGTTCCCAGGATTTACGGGGAGGTGAAGACCAGATGAACCAGTATGTAAGAATGATAGTAGTACTGTTCATTTTTTCAGTGCTGTCCGGTGCGGTGCTGGCATTTTCTTACGAGGTAACCATTCCCAAAATTCAGGAACAGGCCCAAAAAGACCTGGAAGCTTCTATAAAAAATGTGATTCCAGGTATAACTAGGTACGAACAGGTAGAAAAAGAAGGTATGACTTTTTATATCGGCCTTGACGATCAGGGCAATAAAAAAGGGATTGCCTTTAAATCCACCGGTCAGGGGTTCGGTGGTCCTATCGAGATGATGGTGGGATATGACCCCAAAGAAGGCAAGCTGACCGGCCTGCAAATCCTTTCAATGGCTGAAACTCCGGGCCTCGGCGCTAGGATACAGGAACCGGCGTTTACGGATCAGTTCAAAGGGAAGTCCGTAAATGACCCGTTTGTACCCAAAGAGGACGTTCAGGTAATTACCGGTGCAACCATATCCCCGGCGGGAGTGGCCAACGGCATAAAAACCGCTCTGGAAAAGGTCACTAAAATATACCCGGTCGGAGGTGACTATTGATGTACCAGCTGGTTAAAGACTTTCTGAACGGGCTATGGAACGAAAACCCCACATTCAGGATGATAATAGGTATGTGCCCTACGCTGGCGGTAACCACCGCCGCTATGAACGGCATAGCCATGGGGCTTGCTACGACTTTTGTGCTAGTATTTTCAAGTCTTCTGATTTCGTTGCTCAGGAATATTATCCCGGCTAAGGTTAGGATACCGTGTTATATAATCGTGATAGCCACTTTTGTAACCGTAGTAGATCTTTTTATGTCTGGCTATTTTCCGGCGATGTATAAAATCCTGGGACTTTATATACCGCTGATTGTAGTGAACTGTATAATAATGGCAAGGGCTGAGGCTTTTGCGTCAAAGGTATCAGCGCTCAGGGCTATAGCTGACGCCTTGGGTATGGGTATCGGTTTCACCTGGGCTATTACCATGATAGGGGCCGTAAGGGAACTTATGGGGTCCGGTACAGTCTTCGGCTATCATGTGCTGAGCGAAAATGCAACTCGTTGGGTTATAATGCTTCTGCCACCGGGCGCCTTCTTCACCATGGGTATTTTGCTCGGAATAATGAATGTAATTACGCGCAAAAGCGTAAAGAATACCCAATGCCATTGATAGGGGGTGAGTCGGGTGAAGGAACTGTTTTTTATAATTGCCGGGTCTGTCTTAGTTAATAATTTTGTGTTATCGAGGTTCCTCGGAGAGTGCCCGTTTCTGGGCGTTTCTAGAAAGCTGGAAACCGCTATCAGCATGGGTGTTGCCACTACCTTCGTGCTAACGATGACCTCGGTGGCAACCTATTTCATACAGTTTTATATTCTGGAACCTTTCGGATTATCCAGGTTTTTACAGATCGTATCTTTCATTCTGGTAATAGCGGCACTGGTGCAGCTGGTGGAAATGGTAATACTGAAGACAAGCCCCGCTCTGTACAAGGCTCTGGGAATTTACCTGCCACTTATCACCACTAACTGCGCGGTGCTGGGCCTTGCGCTGTTGATCGCTATAAAGCGTTACAACCTCATACAGAGCGTTGCTTTTGGTCTCGGGGCCGGTATCGGCTTTACGCTGGCCATGGCCTTGATGGCGGGTATCAGGGAAGAAATGGAGTTCGGCGATATCCCCGAAGCTTTACAGGGAACAGCCATAGTACTGATTACAGCTGGACTTCTATCAATGGCGTTCCTCGGATTTTCCGGATTAATTCCGATGTAGTTAATGCGTTGAGGAGGTGAAATCATGGCTAACGTAATACTGATTTCGCTGATGAGCATGGGAGGCTTGAGCCTCCTGCTTGGTGCCGGGCTTGCCTATGCGTCAAAGAAATTTGCTGTAGAAACGGATCCCAGGGTTGATGCCATTAATGAGGCGCTACCGGGAGCAAACTGCGGTGCCTGCGGTTATCCCGGTTGTTCGGGTCTTGCGGGAGCGATAGTGGAAGGAAAAGCGCCGGTCAATGCCTGTTTGGTAGGCGGCCCTGCTGTGGCAAAAAAAATTGCTGAAATAATGGGAGTCTCGGATACAGGTGAATCCGCGGAGAGAAAAATTGCCCGGGTCCTGTGCCAGGGAGGTAAAAACGAGGCTAAACTAAAAGCCGAGTATCACGGCGTAAAATCCTGCAGAGCCGCGTCCATGGTGAACGGCGGACCGAAGGGGTGTACCTTCGGATGTATCGGGTTCGGCGACTGCGCAAAGGTGTGCCCTGTGGGTGCCATTACCATGAGTGAGAACGGCCTGCCTGTAATAGACGAAGAAAAATGCACCGGCTGCGGGCTTTGCGCAAAGGAATGCCCCAAACAGGTGATAGCGCTCACTTCGGCGAAAAACGAAGTGCACGTGCGCTGCAGAGCCACTTTGAAGGCTAAGGACACCAGAGACGTGTGTAAAGTAGGTTGCATAGCCTGCAAGCAGTGCGAAAAGGCATGCCCCTTTGACGCCATCCACGTGGTGAACAACGTGGCGATAATAGATTACGAAAAGTGCCGCAACTGCATGAAGTGCGTCGAGAAGTGCCCGACTAAGGCCATTACCTCGGCTTTCGCCGAGAGGAAGAAGGCAGTCATCAATGACAACTGCATCGGATGCACCATCTGCGCCAAAAACTGCCCGGTGAACGCCATATCGGGCGAGGTTAAGAAAAAACACGAGGTTAATGCGGAGCTCTGCATAGGCTGCAGCATCTGCGAGGAAAAGTGCCCCAAGGGCGCAATAACGATGGTTCGGGGTGAAGGCGACAGAAAAACCAGTAACTGTGACGCGTGCGCTGCGGTAAAATAGTTTTTAAAAAGCGGGAGGATAAACCTCCCGCTTCAGCTTGTAGACAAAGCCGCTTTTAGGATGCATAACCTAAAAGCGGCTTTTTGTTGAAGGCGAAGAAAATTTTTAAGAAAAACGAATGTAAAGCGGGGACTGTTGGCGGAAACGTTCCCCGTCTTTTCTTCCATAAAGCCAGCTTTTTTAAATTCATGCATGCGAAAAGAAGGTGAGGTAATGTCCAACTTTCCTCAAGCCTCGTAGATTTGTATAGCGCATGCCATGCTTTTCCTTCGCATCGGCAAATACCCGCTCGATGGTCTGGCCGCGCATTTTGTATAGTTCTTTACCCCATTGGGTGTGTCTTATATCTTCCGCTATTTCTATGTAATGCTCCCATATATGCCGAGTTATGATTTTTGTGTAATTTTTACTTTTGGTGCACTGTAGGCGCATGGGACATTTACAGCATATTTGGGGGTTGCTCCTATATTCCCGGTATCCCGCCCGGTTGGTGGTGCTGTATTCTAATATTTGGTTGTTGGGGCATATGTAACAATCATAATATTCGTCATAGACGTATTCGCGTTTTTTAAAGTAACCATCTTTGGTCATCGGCCTCTTGTAGGGCATAACGGGAAGCGCTCCTGCCTCAATGATTTCTCTGCATATCCCGGGGGTTTTGTAGCCTGCATCAACCACTACCGCCTCTATTTTAGAAAATTTATCGTTTACTTCTTGAAATAAATCGGAGAATACCTGGCTGTCATGAACATTTCCAGGTGCTATTTTGACACCAAGGACAAAGTTGTTCCGGTCACAGGCTACAGAAGCTGTGTAGGCAAAGCAGCGCTCTTTTTCCCCTTTTTGAAACATCCCACTTTCAGGATCTGTGGTGCTTACCCTGACTTTTTTAGAGCTATTTTCTCCTTTGTTGTTATCGTCATCATCATCTTCTTCTTCAAAGGGCTTTTTACCGTTTGCTTCCCGTTCGGCGTTGATTTCTTTTAAAAGTTCTTCCTTATATTTTTGAGTCCGTTGCTTAGCGACTTTCTCGATATATTTATTCTTATTGGCACTGGCTTTTATGTGAGTAGCATCGATAAATACTGCATCTGTTTTAACAAACCCGCATTCTATTGCTTCCATCAACACCCGCTCGAATATCTTTTCAAATAGATCACTTTCCTTAAACCGCCGTTCATAGTTTTTTCCAAAAGTTGAAAAGTGAGGTATTTTTTCTTGTAATCCATAGCCTAAAAACCAACGGTAAGCTACATTGACTTCTACTTCTCTGATGGTTTGGCGCATGGAGCGGATTCCATACAATGCTTGGAGCATGAGTAGCTTAATTAACACTACCGGGTCAATACTAGGTCTTCCTGTATTTTCGCTATATAGGTCTTTTACTTCATCATAAATGAAATTAAAGTCGATGCTTTCTTCTACTGCCCTAAGGAGATGGTCTTGAGGTACTAAGCTATCGATGCTTACTAATTCTACCTGCTCTATTATTTCTCGATTTTTCTTCGTTAACATTTCATCGCCCCACAATATTTTTGTATCTTCTTTAATTTTACTAAAAAGCTGATGATTTTTGTACTAGCTTTTGCAAAAAAAGACTGTCGACAGTTACTTTGTCGACAGTCTGAAGCGGGAGGATAAACCTCCCGCTTTTGTTTTCCAGAGCCTTTTCCTCCACTTCCTCAAGGTATGCCCGAAAAGGCCTTCCACTACCAGATCATAAAAGGGAACGATC
The DNA window shown above is from Thermosediminibacter oceani DSM 16646 and carries:
- the rsxE gene encoding electron transport complex subunit RsxE, yielding MYQLVKDFLNGLWNENPTFRMIIGMCPTLAVTTAAMNGIAMGLATTFVLVFSSLLISLLRNIIPAKVRIPCYIIVIATFVTVVDLFMSGYFPAMYKILGLYIPLIVVNCIIMARAEAFASKVSALRAIADALGMGIGFTWAITMIGAVRELMGSGTVFGYHVLSENATRWVIMLLPPGAFFTMGILLGIMNVITRKSVKNTQCH
- a CDS encoding RnfABCDGE type electron transport complex subunit G, whose translation is MNQYVRMIVVLFIFSVLSGAVLAFSYEVTIPKIQEQAQKDLEASIKNVIPGITRYEQVEKEGMTFYIGLDDQGNKKGIAFKSTGQGFGGPIEMMVGYDPKEGKLTGLQILSMAETPGLGARIQEPAFTDQFKGKSVNDPFVPKEDVQVITGATISPAGVANGIKTALEKVTKIYPVGGDY
- the rsxA gene encoding electron transport complex subunit RsxA, producing MKELFFIIAGSVLVNNFVLSRFLGECPFLGVSRKLETAISMGVATTFVLTMTSVATYFIQFYILEPFGLSRFLQIVSFILVIAALVQLVEMVILKTSPALYKALGIYLPLITTNCAVLGLALLIAIKRYNLIQSVAFGLGAGIGFTLAMALMAGIREEMEFGDIPEALQGTAIVLITAGLLSMAFLGFSGLIPM
- a CDS encoding RnfABCDGE type electron transport complex subunit B; amino-acid sequence: MANVILISLMSMGGLSLLLGAGLAYASKKFAVETDPRVDAINEALPGANCGACGYPGCSGLAGAIVEGKAPVNACLVGGPAVAKKIAEIMGVSDTGESAERKIARVLCQGGKNEAKLKAEYHGVKSCRAASMVNGGPKGCTFGCIGFGDCAKVCPVGAITMSENGLPVIDEEKCTGCGLCAKECPKQVIALTSAKNEVHVRCRATLKAKDTRDVCKVGCIACKQCEKACPFDAIHVVNNVAIIDYEKCRNCMKCVEKCPTKAITSAFAERKKAVINDNCIGCTICAKNCPVNAISGEVKKKHEVNAELCIGCSICEEKCPKGAITMVRGEGDRKTSNCDACAAVK